From Clarias gariepinus isolate MV-2021 ecotype Netherlands chromosome 18, CGAR_prim_01v2, whole genome shotgun sequence:
GAAGTCTTTATGTAAGTTACAAGATATTTTGACTTTTCATTACAGCACTGATGATATCATGATTCTAATTTGTCATGAAGGCCTGTAGGTtgaattattttcatttcatttgattttaaaagtaaaaatctgACTGTTCTGTACCTTGACCAAGTATTGATCTTTCAGTGACCTTAACCTTAAAAGCGCGGTCTGACCCCTTCCGCTTGTGAGGGCTCACAGACACCCATGTTTGGCTAGCATCACTATGAGAGTGCAAGCTTGCCATCCATCCCTGGCCAATCTGCTCTCTCCCACCTACGGATGGCTGTAGCATCACCCATGAATtgaactcgcgatctccagaGGATAATAGCTAGCATTTTACCGCTCTGCCATTtaggagctttttttttctgccatttaGGAGCTAATGAAATCAAATGAGTTCGAAGAAGGTCATATCCTGGTTACAACAATGACTCCATATATACCCTACCAACATCTAACCACTCTAGCGGTGGTATCGTGCTAACGAGTATTTCAGATGCAccgataatgatgataatgctTCCACTATTTGGAGGCGAAAGAGTGaaggactgtttatagctgctactgtatatccatccatataggaacctctgtagtccaactgtGAAGGCCAATGATGATTACAGTACTATTGTACAAACCTAATAGTGGGAATCGAAACAGTGTCCAGGAGATGCAACGCTATAATGTAAGTgagaacacagacacacaacatAAGATTCAACATACATGTTTATagcataataatgatgatgttttttaattaataggcATATTTGCTGtgatataagaggaataaaacaccatGAGAAGTTATgtttgccttgcacctccagggtccgggttcgattcccggccagtctctgcgtgcatgttctccccgtgcttggtgggtttccgccgggtactcaggtttcctcccacagtccaaagatatgcaggttaggctaattgccattcccaaattgcccgtagtgtgtttcaatgagcgagtgtgtgtgtgttccctgcgatggattggcaccctgtcaagacctcatgccctaagtctcctgagataggctccaggtccctgtgatcctgaatacaggataaagcggtatagaagatgagtgagtgatgataTCACCCAGCTTCACTTCACTTCACCCcttcactgattttttttcctacatcaGCAATCCaaaactacaaatataaataaagaagaagaagaaaaaacaagttACCAGTTCTTGCCTCTCCtcgttttttccttcttttctttctagCTCTTCTTCCACTTCTGTTCTTCATCGTGTCTTCTACCCTGTCGTTTTGGCTGACGTCACTGTCCCCCAGAGGACGTCAATAACTTCACATTCTGGAGCTAACTCAGAGAGATTACTTATACTGtatcgtttgtttgtttcatcGTCTAAAGTAACAACGTTCTTTGCTGCACCCGTTCTCCTCGACCACGTGTGTTTTGAAACCGGCGACGTCACTGCGTGATCACGTGAACGCAAACTTCCGGGTAGGTACTCCTCACAGGCTCTGGGGGAAAACTTGTTTTTCCAGTTCTGTGCTGTGAGCTCGTGCGGTTGCAAGTGTACGCCAGCTTCGCTCATCTAATAAAGGTACGTTTCTGACTCGAATTCATTCACACGCACGCGGGATTTATTACTACTGTCCATGCATTAAACGGTTAGATGTAGTTACataatgatttaataatgaCGTCCTGTTGGGGCGTGTCTTGTGCTCGCAGGTCACGATGTCGGCGCGGAGAGTTGCGCTCGTGACGGGCTCGAACAAGGGCATCGGGCTCGCGACGGTGCGCGCGCTGTGCAAGCAGTACGACGGGGACGTGTACCTGACGGCGCGCGACGTGGCGCGCGGGACGGCCGCCGTGGAGGGTCTGAGGGCGGAAGGGCTCGCGCCGCGTTTCCACCAGCTGGACATCACGGACGCGGGCAGCGTGCGCGCGGCGCGCGACTTCTTCAAGGCGGAGTACGGCGGCGTGGACGTGCTCGTGAACAACGCGGGAATCGCCTTCAAAAGTAATTACAGCGATCCCAGTGGAGTAGGGCTCgtttactctctcactcattcattcattgtctatacagttttatcctgtatacctggagcctctcccaggagacttggtgTATGAGGAAGGGTACATCCTGgaaggggtgccaatacatcacatgtacacacactcattcacacagtatgtgcaatttgggagcaccagttagcctaatctgtatgtctttggactgtgggaggaaaccggagtacccagaggaaacccaccaagcacggggaaaacatgcaaatccGCACACGCACAGATccgaggtggaaatcgaacccagacccttgaggtgcagggcgacagtgcaaACACTAAACCACTGTGCCCTTGCTcgtttattcattaatttaaaatgacaaaCTATGAAACCTGAAACTCTCTTGTGAGGTGCACAAAATCAAGCCACGATAGATAGGGCTGCTACTGTCGGAACCCTAAGCAAAGTCCTTCACCCACAGGTGCTCAGATACAATTGGGTGTCGAACTGGCAACTTTTACAGAAACTACAGCTTTATCTCCAGGGTGTGAAGTATCTATCACCTGATGTCCCAGTTGGCACGTAGATTAATCTTTTACCGTTCTAGCTTCTTTAGTTCTTAACAACATTGAGCGACTTTGTGCAACAATAAGAGTAAAGAAAATTAACACAAAAACGTgctgaaacatttatttaaacattatggAGTTACAAGAAGGATGGTGTAACCCATGATAAGCTTGGTATATCAGAAAAAACAAAGCACTcacaaatgataaaatatttttttgtgtgttgccGTTATTGCATAAAACCGAATTCCAAATTCTTTTCACATCCTGCATTTGATAAGGAATGATATCTAAAAAAGAAACGACACACTTTAAGCCACcctgttatgggaaaataaccAAATTTGCAATGTTAACACTTAATCTGTATCGCTCCACCCTGTTGTGgattagttttagttttagttataGCAAGTCCCatcatgttgttttttgtttgtttatttaaagatgGATGTGTTGGGACAGATCCACACACCCCTTGTGACTCACTGAAAAAGCATCTCAGTAAATCTGAGTTTTCCACTGGTTTACACTAGACTGGTAAGTCAGTGGTTTTAAGTCAGTTATGTTACACAGATATTACTGACGTCATATATTGTTCAAATGTTGCAATAGTCCTAAATTACATTGAGAATTacactgctgctgacacacaccaGATATCATTCCATCCTCACTGTTTCAAATTatactgctgctgtcatacccgcactatatttttacatttctgaactcgtatatttttatacttcacGGTTTATGGCAGGTATGGCCAAATGAACCCTCGTTTAGGCGCCGAGGCTTCTCAGCCAGTAGTTTCACCAAGTGGTTCATGTCATGAAGCTTCATTCAAGGGGTCATTGTACAGCCATCTGGTGGACAAATGTTGTGTAGCAGCTAGATCATAACCACAAGCATCACAATTAATGCAGCTGCACTGTTCAAGGAGATAATAATCAACATCTCtgaatttaaaaattaacagaAGAGCTTTTACTTAACCGCCGATCGAGTCAGTCACGTAATTCCAGCAAATGCGGAGCTTTGTTTGTCATTGGAAGCCATTGGGAACTACTTTATTTCCAgcttacagtttatttatttttttattcatttaattgcaAATCCCATCCGTAGTTTAACTGTATTTTTTCTAGTGCAATATTTTCATTAatagtggaatttttttttttttaggtcacagACAGTTATATACGCATTGTACTGCATATTATACTGTTTATGGTtgtgaatatgaaaaaaaaaaaaggaatttgattttggaataaaaaatgAAGTGTAGTCAAATGTGAggttgaagaaaataaataatgttcatCTGTTAGTACAGTAGCTGTTTGGCCAAAAACTTGAGTTACACATTCATCAGTGTCCCACTAAATAATCAGTGTTGTATGGATTTACACAATTGCTGAAATGTCTTTGCTTCTCTATCTGGCGTTTCTGAGCCTCCTTTTCTTCTCTTGCATGTGCCAGTGGCTGATAAAACACCTTTCGGGATCCAGGCTGATGTGACGCTCAAGACAAATTTCTTTGCCACCAGAGACTTGTGCAATGAGTTCCTCCCCATTATCAAGACAGGAGGTGAGTTAGATAATCTTCTTTGTTTTAACACGAATATAAATGCGTATGAATATGAAATTAAACGAATGCAAATCTGATATCTTATTGTACAAAACTGAAATCGAAGTTTCTTTCTCCTCGTAGGAAGGGTGGTGAATGTTTCCAGCGTCATGGGTTCCATCGCCCTGAGCCGCTGCAGCCCGGACCTCCAGGCTCGCTTCCGGAGTGATGATATCACCGAGGATGAACTGGTGGGGCTAATGGAGCGCTTCGTGGCGGATGCTAAAGAGGAAGCTCACACTCAAAGGGGCTGGCCCGAAACCGCATATGGCATCTCCAAGACTGGCTTGACCACCCTGACCAGGATCCATGCCCGGAAACTGACGCAGGAGAGACCTGGCGATGAAATCCTGTGCAATGCCTGCTGTCCAGGATGGGTGAGGACCGACATGGCAGGGCCAAATGCTACAAAGTCACCAGACGAGGGCGCCATCACTCTAGTCTATCTGGCACTGCTGCCACCAGGGTCTAAGGAACCTCATGGGCAGTTTGTGTCAGAAAAGAAGGTGCAGCCATGGTGATCAGGTTCGATTCTCCTGCTCGACCATATAATAAGCTATTATAATATCTAATGTATGTTGCAGCTTCATGGTACCGCATGTTACATGTCGGGGGTAGTTTCTTGTTTTTCTGTGATTTAATTAGACTTTATCATTAAAACACTCCATGCTGAATaaaccaaacaaataaaatttgttatttaaaaaacagttaTTCTGCATAGTTCACTTAACTAGGCCAACCAGATAAGAGGATTTATTTGAAACAAACTGACATACTACAATGTTACGCACTTTCACGATCCTTGCACTTGTGCCTTATTCCgcttattatattaatatgttaagaattgaatcatttttatcatcGCAtcaattttaagcatttatatttatggCTTGTGAACtataaaccaaaaataaagttttttacaCATTGATGTTTCTGTCACTGTACAAATGTTATCATCATATATAGGCTAtgttatataaacatgtatttcaTATTTGAAAACACTTTTGCCCCTGGCTGCTGATCATACactaaataaaagaattttctGTACAATGGACTTGAGAATTATTGACAGCCATTATGAAAACAAGAAAtctaattattatattcaaggaGTGATGCAATCTAGGATTTTTGTTTTcaaatacaatataatttataaatacaatataagaaaaaggaAAGGTATGGTTGCAAAATGATTAGCACCCCTAGTATTTTATGAGAAATGTTTCACACCAACTccagtataaatttttttgcatgttctcccggtgcttggtggctttcctcccacagtcgaaagacatgcagattaggctaactggtgttctccgtagtgtgtaaatgtgtgccctgcaatggattgtcaccctgtccagggtgtaccctaccttgtgccctcctgggataggctccagtcccccgcaaccctgaatacagaataggTCATTTTTGTCCAATAGTAAAGAAGTGCAACACtattcttaaattttttactaAACAACAGTTTACCACAATTGATCCATAGAACTGTGTTGAAATATTAAATCTGACCAGTAATCTCAATCCAGCaatgaaaactaaaatattGGTAAGAAAAGATactcgcttttttttttgcggcaAGTTTTTTAAAAGACTTGTGTGATGTCACTTCTTCAGTGCTGAGCTCGCCAGCCCAAGTTTCATCTGAGTGACAATTAAGATCTATGGaagattttaatttgaaaagggttacggacactacataaagagcatgaaactgtatttagcaaatgtgctTCTTttgatctgataaaaatataaatgtgtatgcatatttacaaaaagacGAAACATTCAggaaataaaaagcattaaatattaAGTTACGTTggaaataaaaagcattaattaTTAAGTTATTTTGGCTGATACAGTAGTATGTTTTGGTCAATACCATGATTGGGATAAAAAGTTAGGGGGGTGGGTGTAATGATTGTAATTTGGTagaaaattcatgttttttttttttctaaaaaggtAAGCAGCAATATTTAGCttttaacagcatttttttgtaGTTTGATGTTCAATGCAAACATAttaatttacatatattttactttgtattgcattataatgcaaatatacactcttcatttaaaaacatggaCAAAATCTAGGGGATTCAGAGAATGATATGTTGAAGTGCTGGACATGATATTCTTAATAGCAGGTTCTTGAAATGTTTTCTTATGTAAGTGATGAATCCTGAATGCTTGATGTAGGCCTGCTAGGTTCTCAGGGTTTTATCACTATATATGAGTCAAAGTTTCCATATTTTTCCAGTTTTCAGCACCTTTCGATACTTTGTCCTTTGTAAAAGCTCTGCTTGAGGAGACGGGACTATAAACATCTCCAGCATCTAAAATAATCTTAGAGAGATTTTAAACAGCGTTTGCGATGTTTCATTGCTCCCTCTGAGCTCGTATTACTGAGGGCCAGACAACACTTCTGGTGGTCACTATTTGTGGAAACGGCAGCTTCGAAATCATGCAGTCGAAAAAATTTTGCAGAAGGAACAAGATGTTCTGCAATTGCAAGCTGCCTCTTTTTTGACCTGGCATGTCCTCGCGTTACTGATGTGATTGTGCTCTAAATGCAGAAGGATGTCTATAGTCTTTAGAGCAAACATCTAGTGTTAGTTTGATATTGGAGAAGATGGCAACTCGTAAACACGGAGGGGTACCTCTGAGCACGGTAAGTAC
This genomic window contains:
- the cbr1 gene encoding carbonyl reductase [NADPH] 1 gives rise to the protein MSARRVALVTGSNKGIGLATVRALCKQYDGDVYLTARDVARGTAAVEGLRAEGLAPRFHQLDITDAGSVRAARDFFKAEYGGVDVLVNNAGIAFKMADKTPFGIQADVTLKTNFFATRDLCNEFLPIIKTGGRVVNVSSVMGSIALSRCSPDLQARFRSDDITEDELVGLMERFVADAKEEAHTQRGWPETAYGISKTGLTTLTRIHARKLTQERPGDEILCNACCPGWVRTDMAGPNATKSPDEGAITLVYLALLPPGSKEPHGQFVSEKKVQPW